A single genomic interval of Scylla paramamosain isolate STU-SP2022 chromosome 4, ASM3559412v1, whole genome shotgun sequence harbors:
- the LOC135099148 gene encoding RNA-binding protein 48-like yields the protein MALQTPDIPVKKLPHHEQLELCVTRARYRQGRKLTAVRVYTVNDESKYLIVNGVPAIKICQEIEMLCQRYGDLEYIHLLPEYPHEDYVEVYLIKYRWLKNARFAKRQLDGKSFYGQVLHVCYAPELETVEETREKLQERRKSVAALTRHQQDPVAVSHVRKRRLMPPTAMRYMNQLRPDLRQENMDRLHPRVEDSHLTNSGECSEGKGDSGAASGDKSHTSQVCSENLSDETATATSVSNANLNNGSEKRTSEPCNVSQDVCGNIDRRDKRSIETCMTTKKKIKLFGNKNLLSYKQE from the coding sequence ATGGCCCTTCAAACACCAGACATCCCCGTGAAGAAGCTTCCCCACCACGAGCAACTAGAGTTGTGCGTCACCCGAGCCCGGTACAGGCAGGGGCGGAAGCTGACTGCTGTGCGCGTCTACACTGTCAACGATGAGTCTAAGTACCTTATCGTCAACGGTGTCCCGGCCATCAAAATCTGCCAGGAGATAGAAATGTTGTGCCAGCGTTACGGTGATCTCGAGTACATACACTTGCTGCCAGAGTACCCCCATGAGGACTACGTGGAAGTTTATTTAATCAAGTACAGATGGCTAAAAAACGCCAGATTCGCAAAAAGACAGCTGGATGGGAAGTCTTTCTACGGCCAAGTCCTCCATGTGTGCTATGCCCCTGAACTGGAGACTgtggaggagacgagagagaagcTGCAGGAGAGGCGGAAGAGTGTAGCAGCTCTCACAAGGCACCAGCAAGATCCTGTTGCTGTGAGCCACGTCCGGAAGAGAAGACTGATGCCACCCACAGCCATGCGATACATGAACCAACTCAGGCCAGACCTTAGGCAGGAAAACATGGACAGACTCCATCCTCGAGTGGAGGATTCCCACCTGACCAACAGTGGGGAATGTTCTGAGGGAAAGGGTGACAGTGGTGCAGCCTCAGGGGACAAATCACACACTAGTCAGGTTTGCTCAGAGAATCTTTCAGATGAAACTGCTACTGCCACATCTGTGAGTAATGCAAATCTGAACAATGGTAGTGAAAAGAGAACTTCCGAACCATGCAATGTAAGCCAAGATGTGTGTGGGAATATTGATAGGAGAGACAAAAGATCTATTGAAACATGTATGAcaactaagaaaaaaattaagcttTTTGGAAACAAAAACTTACTGTCATATAAGCAAGAATAA
- the LOC135099157 gene encoding c-Myc-binding protein-like isoform X2: MDRTSSIKSMDSEREKFRTYIEKTGVMSALTDALVQLYEEQERPSDALGHIKKTLGSFTPSIQHCHMLEEKVKEQEAIIESQRTQINDLMGEVTNLRDLLAHVEGRGEATKTPSETPRTS; this comes from the exons ATGGACAGGACGAGTAGCATCAAG AGCATGGATTCTGAACGTGAGAAGTTCCGCACTTACATCGAGAAGACAGGAGTGATGTCTGCACTCACTGATGCATTGGTGCAGCTGTATGAAGAGCAGGAGAGGCCGTCGGATGCCCTTGGCCACATCAAGAAGACCCTaggctccttcactccctccatccAACACTGCCACATGCTGGAGGAAAAG GTGAAGGAGCAGGAAGCCATCATTGAATCCCAGCGCACGCAGATCAATGACCTCATGGGGGAGGTCACGAACCTGCGAGACCTTCTGGCACATGTGGAGGGCCGGGGGGAGGCCACCAAGACCCCCAGTGAGACCCCTCGCACCTCCTGA
- the LOC135099157 gene encoding c-Myc-binding protein-like isoform X1 — translation MDRTSSIKVRSARPLPPSALSVPVVVSMDSEREKFRTYIEKTGVMSALTDALVQLYEEQERPSDALGHIKKTLGSFTPSIQHCHMLEEKVKEQEAIIESQRTQINDLMGEVTNLRDLLAHVEGRGEATKTPSETPRTS, via the exons ATGGACAGGACGAGTAGCATCAAGGTTCGTTCCGCCCGTCCTCTACCTCCTTCTGCCTTatcagtaccagtagtagtg AGCATGGATTCTGAACGTGAGAAGTTCCGCACTTACATCGAGAAGACAGGAGTGATGTCTGCACTCACTGATGCATTGGTGCAGCTGTATGAAGAGCAGGAGAGGCCGTCGGATGCCCTTGGCCACATCAAGAAGACCCTaggctccttcactccctccatccAACACTGCCACATGCTGGAGGAAAAG GTGAAGGAGCAGGAAGCCATCATTGAATCCCAGCGCACGCAGATCAATGACCTCATGGGGGAGGTCACGAACCTGCGAGACCTTCTGGCACATGTGGAGGGCCGGGGGGAGGCCACCAAGACCCCCAGTGAGACCCCTCGCACCTCCTGA
- the LOC135099157 gene encoding c-Myc-binding protein-like isoform X3 — translation MDSEREKFRTYIEKTGVMSALTDALVQLYEEQERPSDALGHIKKTLGSFTPSIQHCHMLEEKVKEQEAIIESQRTQINDLMGEVTNLRDLLAHVEGRGEATKTPSETPRTS, via the exons ATGGATTCTGAACGTGAGAAGTTCCGCACTTACATCGAGAAGACAGGAGTGATGTCTGCACTCACTGATGCATTGGTGCAGCTGTATGAAGAGCAGGAGAGGCCGTCGGATGCCCTTGGCCACATCAAGAAGACCCTaggctccttcactccctccatccAACACTGCCACATGCTGGAGGAAAAG GTGAAGGAGCAGGAAGCCATCATTGAATCCCAGCGCACGCAGATCAATGACCTCATGGGGGAGGTCACGAACCTGCGAGACCTTCTGGCACATGTGGAGGGCCGGGGGGAGGCCACCAAGACCCCCAGTGAGACCCCTCGCACCTCCTGA